In Thioclava sp. GXIMD2076, one DNA window encodes the following:
- a CDS encoding sulfite exporter TauE/SafE family protein, giving the protein MQIYLPIAEVSVNFFLLFGIGGIVGILSGLFGVGGGFLITPLLFFIGIPPTVAVATGANQVVASSVSGVLSQLKRKAVDIPMGMILLIGGLIGSVAGISIFNYLQALGQIDLAVQLCYVVFLGGVGLLMFLESLRALRRTKGASARRGKRNSHGWVHKLPFKMKFRASGLYISIIPPLLVGFCVGILGAVMGVGGGFIMVPAMIYLLGMPTKVVIGTSLFQILFTSAFTTMMHAITNQSVDVMLAIMLILGGVIGAQIGSVLGGRLKAEQLRILLAALVLLVALKLGFDLVLKPSELYSISLGDG; this is encoded by the coding sequence ATGCAAATCTATCTGCCCATCGCCGAAGTCTCGGTCAATTTCTTCCTCCTCTTCGGGATCGGCGGAATCGTCGGCATCCTGTCGGGGCTCTTCGGGGTGGGCGGCGGCTTCCTGATCACGCCGCTTCTGTTCTTCATCGGCATTCCGCCCACCGTCGCGGTGGCCACCGGCGCCAATCAGGTGGTGGCGTCCTCGGTCTCGGGTGTCCTCAGCCAGCTCAAGCGCAAGGCCGTGGATATCCCGATGGGGATGATCCTGCTGATTGGCGGTCTGATCGGCTCGGTCGCGGGGATCTCGATCTTCAATTACCTGCAGGCACTGGGCCAGATCGATCTGGCCGTGCAGCTGTGCTATGTGGTCTTTCTGGGCGGCGTCGGTCTTCTGATGTTCCTCGAGAGCCTGCGGGCGCTGCGGCGCACCAAAGGCGCCTCGGCCCGCCGCGGCAAGCGCAACAGCCACGGCTGGGTCCATAAACTGCCTTTCAAGATGAAATTCCGCGCCTCGGGTCTCTATATCTCGATCATACCGCCGCTTCTGGTGGGGTTCTGCGTGGGGATTCTGGGCGCGGTAATGGGCGTGGGCGGCGGCTTCATCATGGTGCCTGCGATGATCTACCTGCTGGGCATGCCCACCAAGGTCGTGATCGGCACCTCGTTGTTCCAGATCCTGTTCACCTCGGCGTTTACCACGATGATGCATGCCATCACCAACCAGTCGGTCGATGTCATGCTGGCCATCATGCTGATCTTGGGCGGGGTGATCGGGGCACAGATCGGCTCGGTGCTGGGCGGGCGGCTGAAGGCCGAACAGCTGCGCATCCTGCTGGCGGCGCTCGTGCTGCTCGTCGCGCTGAAACTGGGCTTCGATCTGGTGCTGAAGCCGAGCGAGCTTTACTCGATCTCGCTGGGAGATGGCTGA
- a CDS encoding purine-nucleoside phosphorylase, with product MSKSAELAGLIRERAGDTPPAIGLVLGSGLGHLAEEIDGTAIPYADLPGFPHAGVSGHNPKLVIGEFEGVRVAVFGGRVHYYEHGNPAEMRLPLEILKELGCERLILTNAAGSLRPDILPGGLMMVEDHINFAGHNPLIGEPTEARFVPMTDAHDVEMRAGLMAAAQAESIDLPTGVYCWFSGPSFETPAEIRAAKILGADAVGMSTVPEVILARFLGLRAAAISVITNMGAGMKADEQISHAQTKAMAPLGAAKLEKILRRYLRSL from the coding sequence ATGTCAAAGAGCGCTGAGCTGGCGGGCCTCATCCGCGAGCGGGCGGGCGATACGCCCCCCGCTATCGGGCTGGTTCTGGGGTCGGGTCTGGGCCATCTGGCCGAAGAGATCGACGGCACAGCCATTCCCTATGCCGACCTGCCGGGCTTTCCGCATGCGGGCGTTTCGGGCCATAACCCCAAGCTGGTGATCGGAGAGTTCGAAGGGGTGCGCGTGGCCGTCTTCGGGGGCCGTGTGCATTATTACGAGCATGGTAACCCCGCCGAGATGCGCCTGCCGCTCGAGATCCTGAAGGAGCTGGGCTGCGAGCGGCTGATCCTGACCAATGCGGCAGGCTCGCTACGCCCCGATATCCTGCCGGGCGGGCTGATGATGGTGGAAGACCATATCAATTTCGCGGGCCATAACCCGCTGATCGGCGAACCCACGGAGGCGCGTTTCGTGCCGATGACGGACGCCCATGACGTGGAGATGCGCGCGGGTCTCATGGCCGCGGCCCAAGCCGAGAGCATCGATCTGCCCACCGGTGTCTATTGCTGGTTCTCCGGTCCGTCCTTCGAGACCCCAGCCGAGATTCGCGCCGCCAAAATCCTTGGTGCGGATGCCGTGGGCATGTCCACGGTGCCCGAGGTGATCCTCGCGCGGTTCCTGGGGCTAAGAGCTGCGGCCATTTCGGTCATCACCAATATGGGGGCGGGCATGAAAGCCGACGAGCAGATCAGCCATGCCCAGACCAAGGCGATGGCGCCTCTGGGCGCTGCCAAGCTCGAAAAGATCCTGCGACGATATCTGCGAAGTCTCTGA
- a CDS encoding ABC transporter ATP-binding protein produces MATNMTRQETAASGVKPAPAIELRGISKAFGPVQANKDISIKVMPGTIHGIIGENGAGKSTLMSILYGFYKADRGEILINGRETFIPDSQAAIRAGIGMVFQHFKLVPNFTVVENVILGAEDGRLLRPSIAKARRELKRLAEDYEMDVDPDELVENLSVGHQQRVEILKALYRQAEILILDEPTGVLTPAEADHLFRILDTLRAEGKTILLITHKLREIMMATDTVSVMRRGEMTATVKTSETSPTELAELMVGRKVLLNVEKTKARPGKPILEIRDLRVRDEAGVERLKGVDLEIRAGEIVGIAGVAGNGQTELLEVLGGYQTAKGQIRVNGKVLDLTGRADAQSRRRDGIAHVPEDRHHHGLILDFPAWENFIFGYHGAPEYQKNALLMDNAGIVKATEGAMERFDVRPPIPSLAAKNFSGGNQQKIVLAREIERNPALLLIGQPTRGVDIGAIEFIHKRIIELRDAGAAILLVSVELDEIRSLSDRIAVMFDGEIMGFRDPATTDEKDLGLLMAGMRDPSPIAREDNDDQHRHDDHLHDDEDDGDGDDGGEG; encoded by the coding sequence ATGGCAACCAATATGACGCGGCAGGAAACTGCCGCGTCTGGCGTTAAGCCCGCCCCCGCAATCGAGCTGCGCGGCATCTCGAAGGCCTTCGGGCCGGTGCAGGCCAACAAGGACATCTCCATCAAGGTGATGCCCGGCACGATCCACGGCATTATCGGCGAGAATGGCGCGGGGAAATCCACGCTGATGTCGATCCTTTACGGCTTCTACAAGGCCGACCGTGGCGAAATTCTGATCAACGGGCGCGAGACCTTCATCCCCGATAGTCAGGCCGCGATCCGCGCGGGCATCGGTATGGTGTTCCAGCATTTCAAGCTGGTCCCGAATTTCACCGTGGTCGAGAACGTGATCCTCGGCGCCGAGGATGGCCGCCTGCTGCGCCCCTCCATCGCCAAGGCGCGGCGCGAACTGAAGCGGCTGGCCGAAGACTATGAAATGGATGTGGACCCCGACGAGCTGGTCGAGAACCTGAGTGTGGGCCACCAGCAGCGGGTTGAAATCCTCAAGGCGCTCTATCGTCAGGCGGAGATCCTGATTTTGGACGAACCTACCGGCGTGCTGACCCCCGCCGAGGCCGACCACCTGTTCCGCATTCTCGACACGCTGCGGGCCGAGGGAAAGACGATCCTGCTGATCACCCATAAGCTGCGCGAGATCATGATGGCGACCGATACGGTCTCCGTGATGCGGCGCGGCGAGATGACAGCCACCGTGAAGACCTCCGAGACCTCGCCCACCGAACTGGCCGAGTTGATGGTGGGCCGCAAGGTTCTGTTGAATGTCGAGAAGACCAAAGCCCGGCCCGGCAAGCCGATCCTCGAGATCCGCGACCTGCGCGTGCGCGACGAGGCCGGTGTCGAGCGTCTAAAAGGCGTCGATCTGGAGATCCGCGCGGGCGAGATCGTGGGGATTGCCGGTGTGGCCGGCAATGGCCAGACCGAGCTGCTGGAGGTCTTGGGCGGCTATCAGACCGCCAAGGGCCAGATCAGGGTGAACGGCAAGGTGCTGGACCTGACGGGCCGCGCCGATGCGCAAAGCCGCCGCCGCGACGGTATCGCCCACGTCCCCGAAGACCGTCACCATCACGGGCTGATCCTCGATTTCCCCGCTTGGGAGAATTTCATCTTCGGCTATCACGGTGCGCCGGAATACCAGAAGAACGCCCTGCTGATGGATAATGCGGGGATCGTGAAAGCGACCGAAGGCGCGATGGAACGCTTCGATGTGCGCCCGCCGATCCCCTCGCTGGCCGCCAAGAATTTCTCGGGCGGCAACCAGCAGAAGATCGTGCTGGCGCGCGAGATCGAACGCAATCCCGCCCTTCTGCTGATCGGCCAACCGACGCGGGGGGTGGATATCGGCGCAATCGAGTTCATCCACAAGCGCATTATCGAGCTGCGCGATGCGGGGGCCGCTATCCTGCTGGTCTCTGTCGAACTTGACGAGATCAGGTCCCTGTCGGACCGGATCGCGGTGATGTTCGATGGCGAGATCATGGGCTTCCGCGATCCGGCCACCACCGACGAGAAAGACCTCGGTCTGCTGATGGCGGGCATGCGTGACCCGAGCCCGATTGCCCGCGAAGATAACGACGACCAGCACCGCCATGACGACCATCTTCACGATGATGAGGATGACGGCGATGGCGATGACGGCGGAGAAGGCTGA
- a CDS encoding ABC transporter permease, translating into MDYATLIAILDSTLRLATPLLLACLAGLYSERSGVFDIGLEGKMLMAAMTSGAVAYLTGNVWLGCLAGIVASILFSLLHGLASITFRGNQLISGVALNFLASGMTVLIAQALFHQGGRTPALSGEARFNELHLPFEDAVRQVPVIGPLYSDVLSGHSILVYVALLCVPLTWWVLYRTRFGLRLRAVGENPESVDTAGISVIGLRYGAVTITGVLCGLAGAYMATGLQAGFGREMVAGRGYIALAALIFANWKPWSALWATLLFGFLQALALRPDVLQNTLHLSVPGALLDALPYILTVIVLAGVVGKPHPPKAGGQPYVKER; encoded by the coding sequence ATGGATTACGCAACCCTAATCGCCATTCTCGATTCCACCCTGCGGCTGGCGACGCCGCTGCTTCTGGCCTGCTTGGCGGGGCTTTACTCCGAGCGTTCGGGCGTGTTCGATATCGGGCTCGAAGGCAAGATGCTGATGGCCGCGATGACCTCGGGCGCAGTGGCCTACCTCACCGGCAATGTCTGGCTCGGCTGTCTGGCGGGGATCGTGGCCTCGATCCTGTTCTCGCTCCTGCATGGTCTGGCCTCGATCACCTTTCGTGGCAACCAGCTGATCTCGGGCGTGGCACTCAACTTCCTTGCCTCGGGCATGACGGTGCTCATCGCGCAGGCACTCTTCCATCAGGGCGGGCGCACACCGGCGCTATCGGGCGAGGCGCGGTTCAACGAGCTGCACCTGCCCTTCGAAGATGCCGTCCGGCAGGTGCCCGTGATCGGCCCGCTTTACTCGGATGTGCTCTCGGGTCATTCGATCTTGGTCTATGTGGCGCTCCTTTGCGTGCCGCTGACATGGTGGGTGCTCTACCGCACCCGCTTCGGGCTGCGGCTGCGCGCCGTGGGCGAAAACCCCGAATCCGTCGATACCGCGGGTATTTCGGTGATCGGGCTGCGCTATGGCGCGGTAACCATCACAGGCGTGCTTTGCGGGCTGGCGGGCGCCTATATGGCCACCGGCCTGCAGGCAGGCTTTGGCCGCGAGATGGTGGCGGGGCGCGGCTATATCGCGCTGGCCGCCCTCATCTTTGCCAACTGGAAACCGTGGTCCGCGCTCTGGGCGACCCTGCTCTTCGGGTTCCTGCAGGCACTGGCCCTTCGCCCCGATGTGCTGCAAAACACGCTTCATCTGTCGGTTCCGGGCGCGCTTCTGGATGCGTTGCCCTATATCCTGACCGTGATCGTGCTGGCCGGTGTCGTCGGCAAACCCCATCCCCCGAAGGCCGGAGGCCAACCCTATGTCAAAGAGCGCTGA
- a CDS encoding NifU family protein — protein sequence MFIQTETTPNPATLKFLPGQTVLEMGTADFPTADAAAKSPLAKAIFAVPGVTGVFFGSDFVTVTKDDATDWDHAKPAILGVIMEHFQSGAPVMDGEGSGSGGHAEHTGDAEDGAIVAQIKDLLDTRVRPAVAQDGGDITFHGFERGVVYLHMQGACAGCPSSTLTLKMGIENLLRHYIPEVTEVRPVAG from the coding sequence ATGTTCATTCAGACCGAGACCACGCCGAACCCGGCGACGCTGAAATTCCTGCCCGGCCAGACCGTTCTGGAGATGGGCACTGCCGACTTCCCGACCGCGGACGCGGCTGCCAAATCACCGTTGGCAAAGGCCATCTTCGCCGTGCCCGGCGTGACGGGCGTGTTCTTCGGGTCCGATTTCGTGACCGTGACCAAAGACGATGCGACCGATTGGGATCATGCGAAACCTGCAATCCTCGGCGTGATCATGGAGCATTTCCAGTCCGGCGCGCCAGTGATGGACGGTGAAGGTTCTGGCTCTGGCGGCCATGCCGAGCATACGGGCGACGCCGAGGACGGCGCGATCGTGGCGCAGATCAAGGATCTTCTCGATACCCGCGTGCGTCCCGCCGTGGCTCAGGATGGCGGCGACATCACCTTCCACGGTTTCGAGCGTGGCGTGGTCTATCTGCATATGCAGGGCGCCTGCGCGGGCTGCCCCTCCTCGACGCTGACCCTGAAAATGGGCATCGAGAACCTGCTGCGCCATTACATCCCCGAAGTGACCGAGGTCCGCCCCGTTGCAGGCTGA
- a CDS encoding TIGR02186 family protein, translating to MLRLALLLIVIALPARAAETVVAGLSRESIGITTSFDGSEILIFGAVKRAAPEPSGPLDVIVTLEGPQGPVTVRRKSRQMGIWINTGSVEIPSAPTYYAVATTRPEHEFLAPEVDEIYRITVPQALRNYTDAIERANAAPYAEALQRIRLRQSLYKDNPGDVKLLDDTLFRADFKLPANLIEGDYKVRIFLVRKYRVIDEYTAPVSVRKVGLERWLYALSQNYPPLYGIMSLALAVFAGWAANAAFRRFFS from the coding sequence ATGCTGCGTCTTGCCCTTCTCCTGATTGTCATCGCCCTGCCCGCCCGTGCCGCCGAAACCGTGGTGGCCGGTCTCTCGCGCGAGAGTATCGGGATCACCACCTCCTTCGACGGCTCCGAGATCCTGATCTTCGGCGCGGTCAAACGCGCCGCCCCCGAGCCGAGCGGCCCGCTGGATGTGATCGTGACGCTGGAGGGTCCGCAAGGCCCCGTGACCGTGCGCCGTAAATCGCGCCAGATGGGGATCTGGATCAATACCGGCTCGGTCGAGATCCCTTCGGCCCCGACCTATTACGCCGTGGCCACCACCCGCCCCGAGCATGAGTTTCTGGCCCCCGAGGTTGACGAGATCTACCGCATCACCGTGCCGCAGGCCCTGCGCAATTATACCGACGCGATCGAGCGCGCCAATGCCGCCCCCTATGCCGAGGCGCTGCAGCGTATCCGGCTGCGCCAGAGCCTCTACAAGGATAATCCGGGCGATGTGAAACTGCTCGACGACACGCTCTTCCGCGCCGATTTCAAACTGCCTGCCAACCTGATCGAGGGCGATTACAAAGTGCGGATCTTCCTTGTGCGCAAATACCGCGTGATCGACGAATATACCGCCCCCGTGAGCGTGCGCAAAGTCGGGCTGGAACGCTGGCTCTATGCGCTGTCGCAAAACTATCCGCCGCTTTACGGCATCATGTCGCTGGCGCTCGCGGTGTTTGCGGGTTGGGCGGCCAATGCGGCCTTCCGCAGGTTCTTCAGCTGA
- the rimI gene encoding ribosomal protein S18-alanine N-acetyltransferase — translation MTPAQMAAIHKQCFTTPRPWRAEEFAETLSKKFYFCLSEDQGFLIGRVIAGEAELTTIAVAPAARRQGIARRLMARFDDELRARNAEIAHLEVAMENHSAHALYLATGWSDSCIRENYYRHPDGKRSDAILMVRDFGPDIF, via the coding sequence ATGACACCTGCCCAGATGGCCGCGATCCACAAACAGTGTTTCACGACCCCGCGCCCGTGGCGGGCCGAGGAATTCGCCGAGACGCTCTCGAAGAAATTCTACTTCTGCCTGTCGGAAGACCAGGGCTTCCTGATCGGTCGGGTGATCGCCGGAGAGGCGGAGCTCACCACCATCGCGGTGGCCCCCGCCGCGCGGCGTCAGGGCATTGCGCGCAGGTTGATGGCGCGGTTCGATGACGAGTTACGCGCCCGCAACGCCGAGATCGCCCATCTCGAGGTCGCGATGGAAAATCATTCCGCCCACGCACTTTACCTAGCGACGGGCTGGTCCGACAGCTGTATCCGCGAGAACTATTACCGCCATCCTGATGGCAAGCGGAGTGACGCGATCCTGATGGTGCGCGACTTCGGGCCGGACATTTTCTGA
- a CDS encoding AAA family ATPase produces MNDVPAIQFSEDQAEAWDAVADALRKAGVDVDDGMVMPETSAAQVHSVIGKAGSGKTMLLSSLYKALQEAGVEIVSGDYEGKKKKERRTLAILAPTNKAASVLRSRGVPATTIHRILYTPVYDPEYERIAEWLGGQGERPNLDILKVEGLTEEMLDRAKAFYDIHKSVPAALASAGLRGSDFIQGWKRREDPLDIGFVDEASMLDERQFDDLREIFPTLILFGDPAQLAPVNQSGQMSFEKLPDERKHVLHRIHRQTQDNPILDLAHALADDALTFDRFERMIEDRAAGDERVVWAGRVEADLMARSPVLVWRNATRIRLIHAFRGAFSAPVDELLPGEPLICDGIELPVKHRKRRIDLEARGLIKGAQVIYLGPGKKPGFSRLHVIGSEDPRLSAASIVKIELPDEEEPFIPFAARMGATFLHGAAVTIHKAQGSQWRDVQVFAPDIYAAARAGRVEAGIPLWKRLAYVAITRAEHRLLWVTRARLARPSAPLGVEDLPKGAAQALKLEIQDAPEG; encoded by the coding sequence ATGAATGATGTGCCCGCAATCCAGTTTTCCGAAGATCAGGCCGAGGCCTGGGATGCCGTCGCCGACGCTCTGCGCAAGGCAGGGGTCGATGTTGATGACGGTATGGTGATGCCCGAAACCTCGGCTGCCCAAGTGCATTCGGTGATCGGCAAGGCGGGCTCCGGCAAGACCATGCTGCTGTCCTCGCTCTACAAGGCCCTGCAGGAGGCTGGCGTCGAGATCGTCTCGGGGGATTACGAAGGCAAGAAAAAGAAGGAACGCCGGACGCTGGCGATCCTTGCGCCGACCAATAAGGCGGCCTCGGTGCTGCGCTCGCGCGGGGTGCCGGCAACCACCATCCACCGCATCCTCTACACCCCCGTCTATGACCCAGAATACGAGCGGATCGCCGAGTGGTTGGGCGGCCAGGGTGAGCGCCCGAACCTCGATATCCTGAAGGTCGAGGGGTTGACCGAAGAGATGCTCGACCGTGCCAAAGCCTTCTACGATATCCACAAATCCGTGCCCGCCGCGCTCGCATCGGCGGGGTTGCGCGGCTCCGATTTTATTCAGGGCTGGAAACGGCGCGAGGATCCGCTCGATATCGGCTTTGTCGACGAGGCCTCGATGCTGGACGAGCGCCAGTTCGACGATCTGCGCGAGATCTTTCCGACGCTGATCCTGTTCGGCGATCCGGCGCAGCTGGCGCCGGTAAACCAGTCGGGCCAGATGAGTTTCGAGAAACTTCCCGACGAGCGCAAACATGTGCTCCACCGGATCCACCGCCAGACGCAGGATAATCCGATCCTCGATCTGGCCCATGCGCTGGCCGATGACGCCCTCACTTTCGACCGGTTCGAGCGGATGATCGAGGACCGCGCCGCAGGTGACGAGCGTGTGGTCTGGGCGGGCCGCGTCGAGGCCGATCTGATGGCGCGCTCGCCGGTGCTTGTCTGGCGCAATGCCACGCGTATACGGCTGATCCATGCCTTCCGCGGCGCCTTCAGTGCGCCGGTCGATGAGCTTCTGCCAGGCGAGCCGCTGATCTGCGACGGGATCGAGCTGCCGGTAAAGCACCGCAAACGCCGGATCGATCTGGAAGCGCGCGGCCTGATCAAGGGCGCGCAGGTCATTTATCTGGGGCCGGGCAAGAAACCCGGTTTCTCGCGGCTGCATGTGATCGGCTCGGAAGATCCGCGCCTGTCTGCGGCCTCGATCGTGAAGATCGAGCTGCCCGACGAGGAAGAGCCCTTCATCCCCTTTGCCGCGCGCATGGGGGCCACCTTCCTGCACGGGGCGGCGGTGACCATCCACAAGGCTCAGGGCTCGCAATGGCGCGATGTGCAGGTCTTCGCGCCCGATATCTATGCGGCCGCCCGTGCGGGGCGGGTGGAGGCAGGTATCCCCTTGTGGAAACGTCTGGCCTATGTGGCGATCACCCGTGCCGAGCACCGCCTTTTGTGGGTGACGCGGGCGCGGCTGGCACGTCCTTCGGCGCCGCTGGGCGTGGAGGATCTGCCCAAAGGGGCGGCGCAGGCGCTCAAGCTCGAGATCCAGGACGCGCCTGAAGGCTGA
- a CDS encoding ABC transporter permease, with the protein MKKLPTWADVVLVPLISILMAAIISAIVVLAIGGNPIEVISVMFEGALGTPYGWGYTLYYTTSFIFTGLAVTVAYHASQFNIGAEGQAQLGGLGVALVCLALPWPAWWLALPAAMVGAALFGAAWAAIPGWLAARRGSHIVITTIMFNYIAYSLLQYLLVTVMRPEGAMDPATARFPAGASLPTFHDIPGLGAIFKPSVPANITFFIAVAACVLVWVLLWKTKLGYEIRAFGLNEKAASYAGISRTKIILGSMLISGALAGLMSINNVMGEAERLLQNSAEGAGFIGIAVALMGRNHPLGVFFAAFLFGFLYQGGAEMGLWTSIPIELRLLIQGLVVLFTGALDGMVRMMLLPFFRVKQGAK; encoded by the coding sequence ATGAAAAAACTACCGACTTGGGCCGATGTGGTCCTTGTGCCGCTGATCTCGATCCTGATGGCTGCGATCATCTCGGCCATCGTGGTGCTGGCCATCGGCGGCAACCCGATCGAGGTGATCTCGGTCATGTTCGAGGGCGCTTTGGGCACCCCCTATGGCTGGGGCTACACGCTTTATTACACCACCAGCTTCATCTTCACGGGTCTTGCCGTGACGGTCGCCTATCACGCGAGCCAGTTCAACATCGGCGCCGAGGGTCAGGCCCAGCTGGGCGGGCTTGGCGTGGCGCTGGTCTGCCTCGCGCTGCCTTGGCCCGCGTGGTGGCTGGCGCTTCCTGCGGCGATGGTGGGGGCGGCACTTTTTGGCGCGGCATGGGCCGCCATTCCGGGCTGGCTTGCGGCCAGACGCGGCAGCCATATCGTGATCACCACGATCATGTTCAACTACATCGCCTATAGCCTGCTGCAATATCTGCTGGTCACCGTCATGCGCCCCGAAGGCGCGATGGATCCGGCCACCGCGCGTTTTCCTGCTGGGGCGAGCCTGCCGACCTTCCACGATATTCCGGGGCTTGGCGCGATCTTCAAACCCTCGGTTCCGGCCAATATCACTTTCTTCATCGCCGTGGCGGCCTGTGTGCTGGTCTGGGTGCTCCTGTGGAAGACGAAACTCGGCTACGAAATCCGCGCCTTCGGCCTGAACGAGAAAGCCGCAAGCTATGCCGGTATCTCGCGCACCAAGATCATTCTGGGGTCCATGCTGATCTCGGGCGCGCTGGCGGGACTGATGTCGATCAATAACGTCATGGGCGAGGCCGAGCGTCTGTTGCAGAACTCCGCCGAAGGCGCGGGCTTTATCGGGATCGCCGTGGCGCTGATGGGCCGCAACCATCCGCTGGGGGTCTTCTTTGCGGCGTTCCTCTTCGGCTTCCTCTATCAGGGCGGTGCCGAGATGGGGCTCTGGACCTCGATCCCGATCGAGCTGCGCCTGCTGATCCAGGGTCTGGTCGTGCTCTTTACCGGCGCGCTTGACGGGATGGTGCGGATGATGCTCCTGCCCTTCTTCCGCGTGAAACAGGGGGCCAAGTGA
- the tsaB gene encoding tRNA (adenosine(37)-N6)-threonylcarbamoyltransferase complex dimerization subunit type 1 TsaB, with protein MQAEPLILSFDTSAAHCAAALLRGDTLLAARTEEMSRGQAERLMPIMQEMMSDQGVSWADLDAIGVGIGPGNFTGIRISVSAARGLALARKIPAIGVSNFEILREGQSAGREIVSVAAPRDQVYLQLFDQGAPAAKPVHFDPEAPDTALTVLGAQRVIGAQAERIASLLGIAQALPCEMAQVPERIARIAARKLATQTDHTRPAPLYIRAADAAPPSDAPPVILD; from the coding sequence TTGCAGGCTGAGCCTCTGATACTGTCTTTCGACACCTCGGCCGCGCATTGCGCGGCCGCTTTGCTGCGCGGCGACACGCTTCTGGCCGCGCGCACCGAGGAAATGTCGCGAGGTCAGGCCGAGCGCCTGATGCCGATCATGCAAGAAATGATGTCGGATCAGGGCGTTAGCTGGGCCGACCTTGATGCGATCGGCGTCGGGATCGGGCCGGGCAATTTTACCGGCATCCGGATTTCGGTCTCGGCCGCGCGCGGTCTGGCGCTGGCCCGCAAGATCCCCGCAATCGGCGTGTCGAATTTCGAGATCCTGCGCGAGGGCCAGTCTGCGGGCCGCGAGATCGTCTCCGTGGCGGCCCCGCGCGATCAGGTCTATCTGCAGCTCTTCGATCAGGGGGCGCCCGCCGCCAAACCTGTGCATTTCGACCCCGAAGCGCCCGACACCGCGCTGACCGTTCTGGGCGCCCAGCGGGTGATCGGCGCGCAGGCCGAACGGATCGCCAGCCTTCTGGGCATTGCGCAGGCCCTGCCCTGCGAGATGGCACAGGTGCCCGAGCGCATCGCCCGTATCGCGGCGCGCAAACTGGCCACGCAGACCGATCACACGCGCCCCGCGCCCCTCTATATCCGCGCCGCCGATGCCGCCCCGCCCTCGGATGCGCCGCCTGTTATCCTCGACTAA
- a CDS encoding BMP family ABC transporter substrate-binding protein produces the protein MSFMKSILGAAATLALTAGASLADPALIYDLGGKFDKSFNEAAFNGAKRWVEETGGSYKELEMQSEAQREQALRRLAESGANPIITTGFAFGDTLNTVAPDYPDTKFAIIDSVVDLPNVRSVVFKEEQGSYLVGMLAAEASKSGTVGFIGGMDIPLIRKFACGYVQGAKAANPDIKVVQAMTGTTPSAWNDPVKGAELAKAQISQGADVIYAAAGGTGIGILQAAADENILSIGVDSNQNMLHPGKVLTSMVKRVDNAVYDMFTAGPDMETGVVTLGLADDGVGYAMDENNADLVTAEMRAPVDAAAKKIADGELEVHDYTTDSTCPVE, from the coding sequence ATGAGCTTTATGAAATCCATTCTCGGCGCTGCCGCGACGCTTGCGCTGACCGCGGGTGCCAGCCTTGCCGATCCGGCCTTGATCTACGATCTGGGTGGCAAATTCGATAAGAGCTTCAACGAGGCCGCGTTCAATGGCGCGAAACGCTGGGTCGAGGAGACCGGCGGCAGCTATAAAGAACTCGAGATGCAATCGGAAGCACAGCGCGAGCAGGCGCTCCGCCGTCTGGCCGAATCCGGCGCGAACCCGATCATCACCACCGGCTTCGCTTTCGGCGATACGCTGAACACCGTGGCGCCCGATTATCCGGACACCAAATTCGCGATCATCGACTCGGTCGTCGATCTGCCCAATGTCCGCTCGGTCGTGTTCAAGGAAGAACAAGGCTCGTATCTGGTCGGCATGCTGGCGGCAGAGGCCTCCAAATCCGGCACCGTGGGCTTTATCGGCGGCATGGACATCCCGCTGATCCGCAAATTCGCCTGTGGCTATGTGCAGGGCGCCAAAGCGGCCAATCCCGATATCAAGGTGGTTCAGGCGATGACCGGCACCACGCCCTCCGCATGGAATGACCCCGTGAAAGGTGCCGAGCTTGCCAAGGCGCAGATCAGCCAGGGCGCGGATGTGATCTATGCCGCCGCCGGTGGCACCGGTATCGGTATCCTGCAGGCCGCAGCCGACGAGAACATCCTGTCGATCGGCGTCGACAGCAACCAGAACATGCTGCATCCGGGCAAAGTGCTGACCTCCATGGTCAAGCGCGTGGATAACGCCGTCTATGACATGTTCACCGCGGGCCCCGATATGGAAACCGGCGTTGTGACGCTGGGTCTGGCCGATGACGGCGTGGGCTATGCGATGGACGAGAACAATGCCGATCTGGTCACCGCCGAGATGCGTGCACCGGTAGATGCGGCCGCCAAGAAGATCGCCGATGGCGAGCTGGAAGTGCATGATTACACCACGGACAGCACCTGCCCGGTCGAGTGA